One segment of Phragmites australis chromosome 13, lpPhrAust1.1, whole genome shotgun sequence DNA contains the following:
- the LOC133887675 gene encoding zinc finger protein ZAT1-like, translating to MNQGYEKPPTKQKGKKGKGIMCGSLAVPLYSNSPAEAGSYLSSQFPPKAHQALAMAKNTCRVCSRRFASPRALAGHMRSHSIAASRSQISSASSASTSIAAGGDVDEANGKKCIQGHMLREKPKRRVRLAEFNFSDRESETTDCPSTGAKRAHADPGDAEPVSSVSDAATPEEDVALSLMMLSHDSWPSPKLPSYRVDSDDESGARPFAVAAQKQTRYQCPACKKVFRSYQALGGHRASNVRGGRGGCCAPPLNTPPPPAPLHPLLECDGGEEGAKAQCPYCFRLFASGQALGGHKRSHLCSAAAAAAAAAAASEADPPVTIKSLGFIDLNLPAPFDDVELSAVSDPFLSSKPGP from the coding sequence ATGAATCAAGGATACGAGAAGCCACCcacaaaacaaaaaggaaaaaaagggaaaggaaTAATGTGCGGAAGCTTGGCAGTTCCGCTATATTCTAACTCCCCCGCGGAGGCAGGCAGCTATCTCTCATCCCAGTTTCCTCCTAAAGCTCATCAAGCTCTCGCCATGGCCAAGAACACATGCAGGGTCTGCTCCCGTCGCTTCGCCAGCCCCCGCGCCCTCGCCGGCCACATGCGCTCCCACTCCATCGCCGCCTCGAGGTCGCAGATCTCCTCGGCGTCGTCCGCGTCCACCTCCATCGCGGCCGGTGGCGACGTCGACGAGGCCAATGGCAAGAAGTGCATCCAGGGGCACATGCTCAGGGAGAAACCCAAGCGGCGCGTCCGACTCGCCGAGTTCAATTTCTCGGATCGCGAGAGCGAGACGACGGACTGCCCCTCGACCGGCGCCAAGCGCGCGCACGCCGATCCAGGGGACGCCGAGCCGGTGAGCTCGGTGTCCGATGCGGCCACGCCGGAGGAGGACGTTGCGCTGTCCCTGATGATGCTCTCCCACGACTCCTGGCCCTCGCCGAAGCTGCCGTCCTACCGCGTCGACTCCGACGACGAGAGCGGCGCCCGCCCGTTCGCCGTGGCAGCGCAGAAGCAGACGCGGTACCAGTGCCCCGCGTGCAAGAAGGTGTTCCGATCGTACCAGGCCCTCGGGGGGCACCGTGCCAGCAACGTCCGCGGCGGCAGGGGCGGCTGCTGCGCGCCTCCGCTCaacactcctcctcctcctgcccctcTGCATCCATTGCTGGAATGCGACGGTGGCGAGGAGGGCGCGAAGGCGCAGTGCCCCTACTGCTTCCGCCTGTTCGCGTCCGGGCAAGCTCTGGGCGGCCACAAGCGGTCCCACCtctgctccgccgccgccgctgccgccgccgctgcggctGCATCAGAAGCTGATCCCCCAGTCACGATCAAAAGCCTCGGCTTCATTGATCTGAACCTCCCTGCGCCCTTCGACGACGTGGAGCTCTCCGCCGTGTCAGATCCCTTCCTCTCGTCGAAGCCAGGTCCTTGA
- the LOC133889339 gene encoding protein TRIGALACTOSYLDIACYLGLYCEROL 1, chloroplastic-like has protein sequence MSSAAALLLRPTSATAHPLLHMSSASPNPKYRFLRFRPSRRRLPVPRLSLTPTTASNNSPPSPPHPDASPAPPAPPTPSLFAKWSPPRAIWRGLSALLLAGQVFHRVLTGRVHRRNLLAQLRRVGPGSAGVALLTAAFVGMAFTIQFVREFTRLGLHRSVGGVLALALARELSPVVTAVVAAGRVGSAFAAELGTMQVSEQTDTLRVLGAQPVDYLVVPRVLACVLALPVLTLISFALGLASSAFLADSVFGVSVSVILESARRALRPWDLISSLLKSQVFGAIIAVVSCAWGVTTHGGAKGVGESTTSAVVVSLVGIFIADFALSCLFFQGAGDSLKYAMG, from the coding sequence ATGTCGTCCGCCGctgccctcctcctccgtcCGACCTCCGCCACGGCCCACCCACTCCTCCACATGTCCAGCGCAAGCCCCAATCCCAAGTATCGGTTCCTCCGCTTCCGGCCCTCTCGCCGCCGCCTGCCCGTCCCCCGCCTCTCCCTCACGCCCACCACCGCCAGCAACAACTCCCCTCCCTCGCCGCCACATCCGGACGCGTCGCCGGCGCCTCCGGCCCCGCCCACGCCTTCTCTGTTCGCCAAGTGGTCCCCGCCGCGCGCGATCTGGCGGGGGCTCTCGGCGCTGCTCCTCGCGGGGCAGGTCTTCCACCGCGTCCTCACGGGCCGCGTCCACCGCCGCAACCTCCTGGCCCAGCTCCGACGGGTGGGGCCCGGGAGCGCGGGGGTCGCACTCCTCACTGCCGCCTTCGTCGGCATGGCCTTCACCATCCAGTTCGTGCGCGAGTTCACCCGCCTCGGCCTCCACCGCTCCGTCGGCGGCGTCCTCGCCCTCGCGCTCGCGCGCGAACTCTCGCCGGTCGTCAcggccgtcgtcgccgccggccgcgTCGGCTCCGCCTTCGCCGCCGAGCTCGGCACCATGCAGGTGTCCGAGCAGACCGACACTCTCCGCGTCCTTGGCGCGCAGCCCGTCGACTACCTCGTGGTCCCCCGTGTCCTCGCCTGCGTCCTTGCGCTCCCCGTCCTGACCTTGATCAGCTTCGCGCTGGGTCTCGCCTCCTCGGCATTCTTGGCCGACTCCGTCTTCGGCGTCAGCGTCAGCGTCATTTTGGAGTCAGCGCGCAGGGCGCTGCGGCCGTGGGACTTAATCAGCTCCTTGCTGAAATCTCAGGTGTTTGGTGCCATTATCGCAGTGGTGAGCTGTGCCTGGGGAGTCACAACCCATGGAGGAGCCAAGGGCGTTGGCGAGTCCACAACATCTGCAGTGGTCGTATCTTTGGTTGGGATCTTCATTGCAGACTTTGCTCTCTCTTGCCTGTTCTTCCAGGGTGCTGGTGATTCACTCAAGTATGCAATGGGTTGA
- the LOC133889551 gene encoding acyl-acyl carrier protein thioesterase TE3, chloroplastic-like encodes MQQHMGSLAPRATRLSPRLRSAGGGSLLSSGRGHRVVLAGWARLGRVTARVVAAPESCLLQDAEITTCKPSSLLDQGADQAINASNQLTTIRNKDKFFQVEMTVRDDDLDEYGVVNNAIYVSYIHTGRDVLLEYLGISVEYWASTGNAMALSELNLKYFAPLRSGDRFVIKVRPVQIKGVRMVIHHLIETLPDRKPVLEARGTVVFLNKDYRPTRVFPEVSAKAWEMFACKEG; translated from the exons ATGCAGCAGCACATGGGCAGCCTCGCTCCTCGTGCCACCCGCCTCTCCCCACGTCTACGCTCTGCCGGTGGAGGAAGCTTATTGAGCTCCGGCCGTGGCCACCGCGTGGTGCTCGCCGGCTGGGCACGTCTCGGCAGGGTCACGGCGCGCGTCGTCGCTGCCCCGGAATCCTGTCTGCTTCAGGATGCTGAGATCACCACCTGCAAACCCAGCTCCCTGCTTGATCAAGGTGCTGATCAGGCAATCAACGCATCAAACCAGCTTACCACCATCAG GAACAAGGACAAGTTTTTCCAGGTCGAGATGACGGTCCGCGACGATGATCTTGACGAGTACGGGGTTGTCAACAACGCGATCTACGTGAGCTACATCCACACTG GTCGTGACGTGCTTCTTGAATACCTTGGCATCAGCGTGGAATACTGGGCCTCTACGGGCAACGCCATGGCTCTTTCAGAGCTAAACCTCAAGTACTTCGCGCCTTTGAGG AGTGGTGACAGGTTTGTCATCAAGGTCCGGCCTGTGCAGATCAAAGGCGTGCGAATGGTAATCCACCATTTGATCGAGACGCTTCCAGATCGTAAG CCCGTATTGGAAGCTAGAGGAACCGTGGTTTTCCTCAACAAAGATTATCGTCCAACTCGAGTATTCCCGGAGGTGTCAGCGAAAGCATGGGAGATGTTCGCTTGCAAGGAGGGCTAA
- the LOC133889553 gene encoding peroxisome biogenesis protein 19-1-like, which produces MVEILTSQVFSKDFIHEALMEFIGRYPKWLRGNRDKLSKAKNKYEHYEKQLGLMVNLTVVYENEPQEFSKIINIMQNIQECGMPPSDIIADIFPGLDLSTMGQW; this is translated from the exons ATGGTCGAGATACTGACATCGCAAGTTTTTTCCAAAGATTTTATTCATGAGGCCTTAATGGAATTTATTGGACGATATCCAAAGTGGTTGAGAGGGAACAGAGACAAATTAAGCAAGG CAAAGAACAAATATGAGCATTACGAGAAGCAGCTTGGCCTAATGGTTAACCTTACTGTGGTTTATGAAAACGAGCCTCAGGAATTCTCCAAGATTATTAACATCATGCAAAACATACAAGAATGTGGTATGCCTCCCAGTGACATTATTGCGGATATCTTTCCTGGTCTCGATCTGAGTACCATGGGACAATGGTAA
- the LOC133887821 gene encoding probable pectinesterase 68 yields the protein MARILLLLLATLASLLLPSASCDYARHDGHRYRHPVGVRRIVVDASGAGDFISIQQAVDSVPANNTMRVIMQINAGSYIEKVVVTASKPYITFQGAGRDVTVVEWHDRASDRGPDGQPLRTYNTASVTILSDYFTAKNISFKNTAPAPMPGTQGGQAVAFRISGDKAFFFGCGFYGAQDTLCDDAGRHYFRDCYIEGSIDFIFGNGRSLYKNCELHSTAQRFGSVAAHGRHSPCERTGFAFVNCRVTGTGRLYVGRAMGQYSRIVYAYTYFDSVIAPGGWDDWDHAGNKSMTAFFGMYRNWGPGVDAVHGVPWARELDYFAARPFLGKSFVNGYHWLTPDV from the exons ATGGCTCGCATCCTCTTGTTGCTGTTGGCTACGCTTGCGAGCCTCCTTCTGCCGTCCGCGTCCTGCGACTACGCGAGGCACGACGGCCACCGGTACAGGCACCCGGTCGGCGTGCGGAGGATCGTAGTGGACGCGAGCGGCGCCGGCGACTTCATCTCCATCCAGCAGGCCGTCGACTCCGTGCCGGCCAACAACACCATGCGCGTCATCATGCAGATCAACGCCGGCTCCTACAT agagAAAGTGGTGGTGACGGCGTCGAAGCCGTACATCACGTTCCAGGGCGCCGGGCGTGACGTGACGGTGGTGGAGTGGCACGACCGGGCGAGTGACCGCGGCCCCGACGGGCAGCCGCTCCGCACCTACAACACCGCCTCAGTAACCATTCTCTCTGACTATTTCACCGCTAAGAACATCAGCTTCAAG AACACAGCTCCGGCACCAATGCCCGGCACGCAGGGGGGGCAGGCGGTGGCCTTCCGCATCTCCGGCGACAAGGCCTTCTTCTTCGGCTGCGGGTTCTACGGCGCGCAGGACACGCTCTGCGACGACGCCGGCCGGCACTACTTCCGCGACTGCTACATCGAGGGCTCCATCGACTTCATCTTCGGCAACGGCCGCTCCCTGTACAAG AACTGCGAGCTGCACTCGACGGCGCAGCGGTTCGGCTCGGTGGCGGCGCATGGGCGGCACAGCCCGTGCGAGCGCACCGGCTTCGCGTTCGTCAACTGCCGGGTGACGGGCACGGGGAGGCTCTACGTGGGGCGAGCCATGGGGCAGTACTCGCGGATCGTGTACGCCTACACCTACTTCGACAGCGTCATCGCGCCCGGCGGCTGGGACGACTGGGACCACGCCGGCAACAAGAGCAT GACGGCGTTCTTTGGGATGTACAGGAACTGGGGCCCCGGCGTCGACGCGGTGCACGGCGTGCCGTGGGCGCGGGAGCTCGACTACTTCGCCGCCCGCCCCTTCCTCGGCAAGAGCTTCGTCAATGGATACCACTGGCTCACACCTGATGTCTGA
- the LOC133888537 gene encoding putative glucuronosyltransferase PGSIP8 produces MGRSWWRSLGLCLLVAAWVAGAEGAGEVAAARRHAYAAMMYMGTPRDYEFYVATRVMMRSLRRLSADAARVVIASLDVPPRWVQALKDDGVEVVSVENLKNPYEQQENFNTRFKLTLNKLYAWSLVSYERVVMLDSDNIFLQNTDELFQCGQFCAVFINPCIFHTGLFVLQPSMDVFKNMLHELAVGRENPDGADQGFLASYFPDLLDQPMFHPPVNGTKLDGTYRLPLGYQMDASYYYLKLRWSIPCGPNSVITFPSAPWFKPWYWWSWPVLPLGLSWHEQRRENLGYSSELPVVLIQALLYIGVIAVTRLARPSLSKMCYNRRMEKSSLFLLSLLRVVAAWSILAAYTFPFFVIPRTVHPLFGWPLYLLGSFSLSSIVINVFLLHPLSVLMTWFGIIGALFVMAFPWYLNGVVRALAVSAYAFCCAPLIWASLVKTMRSLQILIERDAFRLGEPNQSAEFTKLY; encoded by the exons ATGGGGCGGAGCTGGTGGCGGTCTCTAGGATTGTGCTTGCTCGTGGCGGCGTGGGTGGCGGGAGCGGAGGGGGCAGGGGAGGTCGCGGCGGCGCGCCGGCACGCGTACGCGGCGATGATGTACATGGGCACGCCCCGGGACTACGAGTTCTACGTGGCCACGCGCGTCATGATGCGGTCGCTGCGCCGGCTCAGCGCCGACGCCGCCCGCGTCGTGATCGCCTCCCTCGACGTCCCGCCGCGCTGGGTCCAGGCGCT GAAAGATGATGGTGTGGAGGTGGTCTCAGTTGAAAACTTGAAGAATCCATATGAgcaacaagaaaatttcaacacGCGATTCAAGTTGACTTTAAACAAGCTGTATGCATGGAGCTTAGTTTCGTATGAACGAGTAGTTATGCTTGACTCGGACAACATTTTCCTCCAGAACACTGATGAGTTATTTCAGTGCGGTCAGTTCTGTGCTGTCTTCATCAATCCATGTATCTTCCATACAGGCCTCTTTGTACTTCAG CCCTCAATGGACGTTTTTAAGAACATGCTACACGAGCTAGCTGTTGGGCGTGAAAACCCAGATGGTGCAGACCAGGGTTTCCTTGCTAGCTATTTCCCGGACTTGCTTGATCAGCCAATGTTCCATCCACCAGTTAATGGTACCAAACTTGATGGTACTTATCGCCTCCCTCTAGGCTACCAGATGGATGCATCTTACTATT ATCTGAAGCTTCGCTGGAGTATTCCATGTGGACCAAACAGTGTGATTACATTTCCGAGTGCTCCATGGTTTAAGCCATGGTATTGGTGGTCTTGGCCAGTTTTACCTTTGGGGCTCTCTTGGCATGAACAACGTCGTGAAAACCTAGG GTATTCATCGGAGCTACCGGTGGTATTAATCCAGGCTCTACTATACATTGGAGTCATTGCAGTGACCCGACTTGCGCGGCCTAGCTTGTCCAAGATGTGCTACAACAGAAGAATGGAGAAAAGCAGTCTGTTTTTGCTCTCCCTGCTCAGAGTAGTGGCAGCATGGTCCATACTAGCCGCTTACACCTTTCCTTTCTTCGTCATCCCACGGACCGTGCATCCGCTGTTTGGCTGGCCTCTGTACCTGCTCggttctttctctctttcttccaTTGTGATCAacgtcttcctcctccacccacTTTCTGTCCTCATGACGTGGTTTGGGATCATTGGCGCACTCTTTGTTATGGCTTTCCCTTGGTATTTAAATGGTGTTGTCAGGGCCTTGGCAGTGTCCGCATATGCGTTCTGCTGCGCACCCTTGATATGGGCATCCTTGGTCAAGACGATGAGATCCTTGCAGATCCTAATCGAGAGGGATGCATTCAGGCTCGGAGAACCTAACCAGAGCGCCGAGTTCACAAAGCTCTACTGA